Proteins co-encoded in one Bacillus spongiae genomic window:
- a CDS encoding phosphotransferase: MKVELGRMIGEGGCAKTFEWKGSHKLIKLAKENTNEEAMKREYDNSVFAFEMGLSVPQPFELLSVNDRAGIVFERVHGTSLLERYMSQLTEQAYSETGINPEDIRIIARILSEIHVQIDIGSPLIPSPQKEYLTLLIKSSDRLTLAEKESVIFILNSLPTKQLLCHGDPNPGNVLIRNDGSPVMIDWMDAAIGNPEVDIAEFILMIRYAILPDHLPNHTRQFFDSKREIIIHIFMDEYTRLTGLTYHDAEPWLLPVAARKLSVDAIPGEEKSLLIQEIRRRLPIQKNSVVEGV, translated from the coding sequence ATGAAGGTTGAACTTGGAAGAATGATAGGTGAAGGGGGCTGTGCTAAAACGTTTGAATGGAAAGGTAGTCATAAGCTTATAAAACTTGCGAAGGAAAATACGAATGAAGAAGCCATGAAACGGGAGTACGATAATAGTGTTTTTGCTTTTGAAATGGGACTTTCTGTACCCCAACCGTTTGAGCTATTATCTGTGAATGATCGAGCTGGAATTGTTTTTGAACGTGTTCACGGGACTTCTCTATTGGAACGATACATGTCCCAGTTAACGGAACAAGCCTATAGCGAGACTGGCATAAATCCTGAGGACATTCGGATAATTGCCCGCATATTAAGTGAAATACATGTTCAAATCGATATCGGCTCTCCTTTAATTCCGTCACCACAAAAAGAGTATTTGACCCTTTTAATAAAAAGTAGTGATCGACTAACTCTTGCTGAGAAAGAGTCCGTCATTTTTATATTGAATAGCTTGCCTACAAAGCAGTTACTTTGTCATGGCGATCCGAACCCTGGGAATGTTTTAATTAGAAACGATGGTAGTCCAGTTATGATCGATTGGATGGATGCCGCGATAGGAAATCCTGAAGTAGATATTGCTGAATTTATATTAATGATAAGATATGCAATCTTACCAGATCATTTGCCCAATCATACACGTCAATTTTTTGATTCAAAAAGGGAGATAATTATTCATATCTTTATGGATGAATATACAAGACTTACAGGGCTGACTTACCATGATGCGGAACCATGGCTACTTCCTGTCGCAGCCCGAAAACTCTCAGTTGACGCCATTCCAGGTGAAGAAAAAAGTTTGTTAATCCAGGAGATTAGAAGACGGTTGCCTATTCAGAAAAATAGTGTTGTTGAAGGGGTTTGA